The Vibrio fortis DNA segment CTATTGGTTAAATCAGACATACTCTGACTCCAGAGGTTTCTTTGCAGCTGTCATAACAATGATGACTGCAAGCGGTGTATTTAACACCTGCCCTGTTATTGTTGTCTTGGGCAGGCTAGTCCATGTTTAGGTCTATCTGGTATAAGGTTTCCTTTTGCTTCGTCCTACCCTTTAGCAAGTGGCTCTAGGCCGTCTTGTAAAAAGTTAAACCAGTTTTCACCTAGTATTTTTCCAGCCTCTGCTTCACTGAAGCCGTGGCTTATCAAACCGTTATAAATATTTTCCATGCCAGCACTTCCACAGAACCATGGCAGTGCATCTGGCCATCCTGAGTTGCTCGCAGAGCCTTCTCCATAATCCATCGCTTTAGACCAGCGACCATTACGCATCCACTCCAATACCGATTGAGGTTGGTTCAGGCACAGATCGCTGCCAATGCCTAGGTGCTCAACGCCGACCATATCTGCTGTTTTTGCAACCATTTGGCAAAAGTCTTCAAGGGTACATTGGCTACCGTTTGGTAGATGGAATGGGTACAAACTGAAGCCAATCAAACCACCACGTGCGGTTAGCGCTTTGATCACCTCATTAGATTTGTTTCGCAATGCATCGTGTGCAAAGGTAGGGTTAGCATGGCTAATACAGATTGGACGTGAAGAGAGGTCAATCGCTTCAAGTGTTGAGCGTTCTGCACTGTGCGACATGTCGATGATCATGCCGACCCGGTTCATCTCTTCTATCGCTTGCTTACCAAAGCGAGTAACACCCGTATCGTGCTGCTCATAACAACCTGTCGCTAATAGGCTTTGGTTGTTGTAAGTCAGCTGCATGATCAAAAGCCCTTGCTGACGCATCACTTCGATCAAACCAATCTCATCATCAATTGGAGAGCAGTTTTGTGCGCCCATGAAGATGCCCACTTTGCCTAGCTGTTTGGCTTTTTCGACATCTGCCATTGAGTGGATTGGCATAATAAGGTCGGCGTTTTGCTCAAACCTTAGGTTCCATTCAGCAAAGCGAGTCAGAGTTTCACGAGCATTTTCGTGATAAACAATCGTTGCGTGTACTGCCGTAATGCCGCTGGCTTTCAATGTTTGAAAATATTCGCGATCCCAATTGCAGTACTGTAATCCATCGATAACTATTCGTTGCTGGTACATAACCACTCCTGTTGAATAACTCAAAATCGAACGTTTAATTCAGCCCGAGCCACACTCGGGCTTGATCCTTGTTCAGTGACAAAGGCGTTAGTAAGGACGCTGATACGCAGTTTTAACCACGGTATAGAACTCTTTCGCGTATTGGCCTTGTTCACGAGGACCAAAGCTAGACTCTTTACGTCCACCAAATGGCACGTGGTAATCCGTACCCGCAGTTGGAAGGTTCACCATTACACACCCGGTTTGTGCTTGTTCTTTGAACATTGCGCTAGTGCGTAAGCTTTGAGTGATGATGCCGCCAGTTAAGCCAAAGCGTGTGTCATTGGTCGTCGCGATCGCTTCTTCTAAATCAGCCACGCGAATGACACTAGCCATTGGAGCAAACACCTCTTCTTGGTTCACTTCCCAGCTATTTTGAGTGTTCAAGAAAAGCGTTGGTGACATGTAGTAGCCTTCATGTTCTAGATTCAGGCGCTCACCACCAAACGCAAGCTCTGCACCACTTTGACGAGCTTTCTCAATCCAATCGAAGTTCGCTTCCAGTTGCTTACCGTCAACCACTGGCCCCATGAAGATGCCATCTTGCAGTGCATGCCCTACTTTGAGTTCGCTCATGCGTTTAATTAGCGCTTCAACGTATTGATCGTGGATGCTATCCATTACTACCAAACGAGACGAAGCCGTACACTTCTGACCAGCGCCAGAGAACGAACCAGCAATTGTTGCTTCAACCGCGGTTTGGATATCGGCATCATCAGCAATAACCAACGCATTCTTTGAGCCCATTTCTAACTGGCAACGTACGAAGTTTGGCGCTGTCGCCGCAGCAACTTTACGACCCGTATCAACTGAACCCGTGAAGCTCACGCCATTGACATCTTTGGAATGAATCAGTGCGTCGCCCACGGTTGAGCCGCTACCTAGAACAAGGTTGAATGTACCCGCAGGGATACCTTGACGATGAATGATTTCCGTTAACGCAACAGCACTTGCCGGTGTTAAGTTCGCAGGCTTCCAAATAACGCTATTACCAAACGCCAATGCTGGCGCGATTTTCCAAGCCGCAGTCGCAGTTGGGAAATTCCAAGGAGAGATAATGGCGATAACGCCTACAGCTTCACGAGTCACTTCAACGGAGACTCCTGGACGAACGGAAGCAGCGTTATCACCAATTTGACGAAGTACTTCAGCCGCGAAGTACTGGAAGAATTGACCGGCACGATAGATTTCACCACGGCCTTCAGCAAAAGGTTTACCCTCTTCACGAGAGAGTAGCGTCCCTAGCTCATCACAACGTGCAATCAGCTCGTCACCAATCGCCTGAAGAACCGCTTGCTTGCGCTCAATAGGCGTTTTTTCCCACTCAGGTTGAGCGTGTTTTGCAGCAGAGATAGCCTGCTGTACTTGCTCTGAGCTTGCTTGCGCGAAATCACCTAGGTTTTCTGAAATATCAGAAGGGTTAATGTTAGCAACCGTACTGACGCCCGCCTGCCATTCACCACCAATATAGAGTGCATTTTCCGCTTGAACATTGTTTAGTTGAGTCATCATTCTATCCTTGTCACGTCTCAGCGACTGTTGAGTCTGGTCGCCCTGTATTGATTCGAAATTAAGTTTTGTTCAGTTTACTTGTTCAGCAATCGCGCTTTACGCTTGTTGCGAAGCCGACGCATACACCACAAATTCCACCAGCATCTCTTCTCTTGCGAGCCCTGCTACAACCATTGCTGCGCGGTTTGGATAAGGCGCCTCAAAGTACTCTGCATAAACAGCGTTAACGGTTTTGAGGTATTCGCGGTCAGTCACGTAGATGAGTACCTGCAGAACTGAGTCCAATGACTCACCTGCGCACTCCAATGTGTGTTTTAGATTGTTAAAAGTTTGTCGCGTTTGAGCTTCAATCCCACCTTCAACCACCGCTCCGGTGTCATCAATTGGGATTTGAGCGGTATACAGAGTACCGTTGCTAACAATTGCCCACTCTAATGGCGCTTTAGAGGCGAATAGTTCCGTTTTTACTGGCTGCTTTTTAGTCTGTGCGTTCACGTTTCAATCCAACTTTGTAACAACTTTGTTTCAAGATGGTTAAATATTGCACCTTGACGCCTGATAAATCTAACGGTAAATTTCGTGCATTTGATAAATAAAACTTATCACCATGCGCAAAGTAAGGTGAAATAAGGGATTGAGAGGAATTCAAACGGATGAGTATCAAACTGCAGCAGCTAAAACATTTCGTTTTTGTGGTAGAGGAAGGCGGTTTTAGAGCCGCAGCGAACCGCGCTAACCGGTCTCAAGCAGCACTATCGACTTCAATTAAAGAGTTGGAAAAGATACTTGGTCAGCCGTTGTTTGAAACAGGAAACAAATCAACCCTGACGCCATTTGGAGAAATTTGCTTACCCAAAATCGTTCAATTCTTAAACGTCTATAAAGCACTGGATAATGACTTGAGAGCCGCAGCAGCCGGCCAGCAAGGAAGAGTTAGAATTGCCAGTGTTCCCTCTGTCGCAGCGAAGTTGATCCCGAGTGTTCTGGGTGCCTTTTGTGAGCAGTACCCGAATGTAGAAGTGAGTTTGATTGATGATAACGCGGCAGGTGTAGAAGCAAGGCTGTTATCGGGAGAAGTGGATGTTGCACTAGGCAATAGTTCAAGTCTCGATGAAGATACTATTGACTTCACCCCTTTGATCTCTGATCCCATTGGTGTGGTGTGCTTGAAAGACAACCCCATCGCTAACCAGCCAGAAGGGATAGAGTGGCAAACCTTGCTGCAGCAACCCTTTATAAGAAATGGAACATGCACGCTGCTCGACCCGACTCCTGCTCGAACACTCAGTGAACAAGCACTCTATTCTGTTGAGAACATCACCTCTCTATTCTCTGTATTGGAGCTTGGTATCGGAGTGACAACGCTACCGAAGCTGGCTTTTCCGACTAACGAAACCCGTTTGACCTGGATTCCGTTAATTGACCCGCCGTTAAAGCGTCAAATTGGTATATTCAGGCTCTCAGATAGGACTATCTCACCGCAAGCACAAGCCTTTCATGACCTGTGCGTGCAGTATTTGAAGATTAACCAATAACGGTTCATTGGTTAAGTTGGTTTTTCACTTAAGAAGGTTTACTGGTTAATCACGCTTCAGCCAATCGCCCGAAATCGAGATAGAGTGCTGATCGAAATCTATGGTGCAATCCGAGCCTAATGGTAGCGTGAACATTGGGTGAGTATGGCAGCAATCAAAGCCTGATAAGATCGGCACTTCTTGACCATTTAACACTTCAAGTAGAACATCCAGTGGTGCTCTACCTGTTCCTCTGTCATTAAATAACTCGTGTTTACCAAGAACAATCGCAGACACTCGATCAAAGATGCCACACGCTTTAAGTAGTGAGAAAGAGCGCTCTACCGTTTCAATCCCTAACATGCAATCTTCTACCAACAAGATATCGCCTTGTTTTATTTCAGGCATGTATTCACTGCCCCAAATCGCACCCATGGTATTTAGGTTGCCGCCAATAATACGACCTTTCACCACACCAGAACCCAAATATTGCCATTCGTTCTGATAAACCGGTTTGGCTTTGTCTTGAGTTTCCCACTCTGCACGAAAGTCTGTCCACACGGCAGGCATTTGGTAAGTATGTTGTTGAAGGTCTTGGCATAAGATCTCATGGAAAGACGCGAAGGTTTCCTCAACCAGTGGCGCAAATTCACCGAATGATGCAACCAGCGCAGGACCGTAAAATGTTGGAATGCCTGTTTTGGCGTGAATACCAAGTAGCAAAGCCGTGACATCAGAATAACCGATGATCACCTTTGGGTCGTTTTTCAACGCATCGTAATCTATATAAGGGAGCAGTGCGTTACTGTTGTTGCCACCAATCGTTGACATAATGCAGCGTATGCTTGGATCTCGAATCAGCGCATTTAACTCATTAGCTCGATCTTGAATTGACCCAGAACGGTAGCCATCCGATTTACCCGTCAACTGCCCCGCCACTAACTCAAACCCCTTACTTTCAAGAAACTGTTTTGCTCTTTCAAAACGTTTCGGGGCAAACACCGTCGCCGGAGATGAAGGAGAGAAAAAAGCGATCTTATCGCCTCGCTTAAGGGGTTTTGGTAGCAACATAACGATTTCCTTATTCTTTTTATTTAATAGCCAAACACTAAGCTATTGAAATATAGATAAGATTTCAATATATAAACGAAATTCAGTTTAACGAGTGAAATGTAAACTCAAGGAAACAGATAGAGAGCAGAACGTAAAAACGTCTGAATTGGAGATTAATCACAAGAACAAGGTACCTATAGATTAAGCGCTACGCCTGAAACAGAAGAACTGACATTGACTCATCTTACTTATCTCTTGCTACTTGCCGTTTTCAGCCTCATGTTCAGCCACAAAACGTTTGATGAATTGTCGAATCTCGCGTGCAGCAGAGGTATCCATATCGTCACACAGTGAAATAAAGTTATCTTTTAACTCACTGTTAATTCTAATGATCAACTGGCTATCTTTTGCGTTCGCTTTGTTCTTTTTAGTGGCCATCACTGCACACCTTAGATACTCGATTTGATTATTTCGATTCTAAGACACACAACAGCAGAGAGCCAATGTGAATCGTATATTCACTGTATATACATGATCCGGCTCTACAATTCATTACAACTTGAAAGTCATAAATAACAACGTAGCAGCGCTAAGTCACAGAAATTACTTACTTATCCGTACATGTAGCGCGACATAAAGAAGTTGACGTTTTCAATAACCGCGTCGTACTCATCCTCTGTTTTCTCTACATCCCAGAACAGTAGTTTGTCGTAAGTCGGCATCGGTGAAACCCTTTGAATTGCATTTAAGCTCACCGTGATTAAAAGATCGTAGTGTCCAGCACTAAAATCACCCTCTAACTTTTCAAGATTACCAAAAGTCTGCAAGCTAGCCCTCTCTCCAACTGCAGACGTGGGGATGGAGTAACAGACGATATCAAAGTGCCCATAGCATTTGATATCGAGCTGCTGCGCTGCAAACAGTGCAAGGTCATTGCTGGTATCTCCTAACACAAAGATCCGTTTGCGTTTTAGAGGTGCGGTTGTGCGACCAGATAAGGCAGAGCGTTTTACTCTGCCATCCAGTTTATCGCTGCGTCCAATCGTATTACCCAAAGCGGCCACTGATATAGTCTCTAGTCAAACGGTGTTGTGGATTATGAAACACTTCCTTGGTCTCGTTCACTTCAATCAAATCACCCAAATGAAAATAAGCAGTTCGGTCAGACACGCGCAATGCTTGCTGCATAGAGTGCGTGACAATAACAATGCTGAACTGTTTTTTGAGATCATGTATCAAGGCTTCAATGACTTCAGTCGCAATTGGGTCGAGCGCTGAACAAGGCTCATCCATCAAAATGACTTCTGGGCTAATCGCAATTGTACGCGCAATACACAAACGCTGCTGCTGACCACCAGAGAGCCCCGTTGCTGGCTGATCTAGCCGGTCTTTGACCTCATCCCATAAACCCGCTTTGGTTAGCGACTCCTCTACCACTAAGTCCATGTCCGATTTCTTCTCGACCAAACCGTGTAAACGAGGGCCGTAGACGATGTTGTCGTAGATAGATTTAGGGAATGGATTGGGTCTTTGGAAAACCATGCCTACTTGAGAGCGCAACTCTACGATCTCTTGCTCTTTGCCATAGATATCTTGATTGTCTAAGGTAATGCTGCCATTAATCACACAACCATCAACCGTATCATTCATGCGATTTAGGCACCGAAGAAAGGTGGATTTACCACACCCAGACGGACCAATCATAGATAAGACTTCACGCTCACCGATGTCTAAGCTGACATTTTTGATCGCTTGCTTTTGACCATGATCGTAAAAGACATCCACATTGCGCGCTGACATACGCGCTTGGTCGATGAATGGTAGACCTACCGTCTCTCTCGATTCATCGATACGATGATGAACCGAATTTGCTGCTTGGACTTCAACTTGCAGTTGGCCAGATAAAGTTTGAATATTTTCAGTCATTTGAGAAGCACTCCTACCAACGGCGTTCTAAACGTTTACGCAGTAGTACCGCGCATGAATTCATAAAAGCTAAGAAGAAAAGTAAAACCATGATTGCGCCAGAGGTGTTCTCCGCAAAACCTTTCTCTGGGTTTTCAGCCCACAAATAGATTTGAACAGGCAAGGCACTCGCGGCATCGAATGGTCCGTGTGGAACATCAACAATGAAGGCCACCATACCAATCATAATCAGAGGTGCTGTCTCACCAAGCGCCTGTGCCATGCCTATGATCGTGCCCGTCAACATCCCCGGCATCGCCAAAGGCAAAACGTGGTGTGTCACCGATTGCATCTTAGACGCCCCTACTCCAAGCGCCGCATCCTTGATCGACGGCGGCACGGCTTTTATGGCTGCACGGCTAGAGATGATGATGGTAGGCAGTGTCATAAGTGACAATACTAAGCCCCCGACTATCGGCGCTGATCGAGGCAGTTCCGCAACATTTAAGAAAATCGCCAAACCAAGCAAACCGAATACGATCGATGGCACTGCTGCAAGGTTGTTGATGTTAATCTCGATCATATCGGTGATCTTGTTCTTAGGTGCGAACTCTTCTAAGTAAGTCGCTGCCGCTACCCCAATAGGAAAACTGATACAGAAACAGACAAGCAAGGTGTAAAACGACCCAACCATAGCACCCCAGATACCGGCCAATTCGGCATCACGGCTATCCCCGTTACTGAAGAAGTTTTCGTTAAACACCGTTCTCACTCTGCCTTGGTCATTAAGTTGCTCAAACCAAGCGATTTGATTGTCTTTAAACTTACGGGAATCTTCTGGAATCGATGAATCAACATTCCCCTTGTTGTATTGATTAAACAAGTCACCCGCTAATGCCCAGTAGGTGATTTCGCTGCCTACTAGTGAAGGATTTTCAACCACCAAGTCACGAAGATCGTATTCCGCACCTCTTGAAATGAAGGAGTACAACGCTTTGCGCTCTTTTCGACCATTGACTTCAATCTCTTCTCTAATCGCATTGCGCAGAGCTTTCATATAGTTAGCGCTAAACAGCTCCGTTTTATCGGGCGATTCATTGATGAGCCCTAGCGTGTCATGGTCTAAACTGACCTGCAGTTTTATCTCTGTGGTATAAAAAGCGGTGTATCCCTGAGAGGTAATCGACGCAATCAATATTACGAGGAACAAGATTGCAGAACTGATAGATACAATTCCGTACCAACGAAAGCGCCCTTCTTTGGATTTCCGTTTTGCTAAGCTCGCCTTTACCTTGGCTTTCTTAGTTTTTGATATTTGATTTAAAACACTAGTCATATTGCTCTCGATATTTCTTAACGATGCGTAGTGCGACAAAGTTCAGCACAAGCGTTACCACAAACAGAGACAGTCCCAATGCAAATGCCGCCAGTGTTTTCGGGCTATCGAACTCTTGGTCACCTACTAGTAACGTGACAATTTGGACGGTAATCGTGGTCACCGACTCAAGTGGGTTGGCAGTGAGGTTGGCAGACAAACCTGCAGCCATCACGACGATCATGGTTTCACCAATCGCGCGCGAAACAGCCAATAACAAACCACCCACAATGCCCGGAAGTGCTGCTGGGAGTACCACATTTTTAATGGTTTCAGACTCGGTCGCGCCTAAACTTAAAGAGCCGTCACGTAAGGATTGAGGTACAGCGGTGATTACGTCGTCAGACAAAGAAGAGACAAATGGAATGATCATAATGCCCATGATTAAGCCTGCAGCTAATGCGCTCTCAGACGATGCTGAAGTCAGGCCGACAGCGTGTGCAGTATCACGAATCATTGGTGCGACAACCAACGCAGCGAAGAAGCCATAAACAACCGTTGGAATACCCGCGAGTACCTCAAGAACTGGCTTAACTACGTTTCGTACTTTTGGTGAGGCGTACTCTGCAAGATAAATTGCGCTCATCAATCCGACTGGCGCTGCAATACACATTGCAATAGCAGAAATCATCAACGTGCCAACAAACAGCGGGATAAAACCAAACGCGCCACTCGCACCTTGCTGGTCTTCACGCAAAGCGACTTGTGGCGACCACTCTAAGCCGAAAATAAAATCCGTCACGGGTACAATATTGAAAAAACGAATCGCCTCGAAGAGTACTGAAAGTACAATCCCCAGCGTGGTCAAAATAGCGATGACCGAGCAGATAATTAAAAACACCTGCAGGATGTTTTCGACATAAACACGCGCTTTGACTTTTGGTCGTACTAACTTCAAGCCCACGGCTAAGCCAGCAAATGAAATAGCGATCAATGTAGCAAACCGAAGATTATTGCCCGACTCCGTTATATAGATGTAGTAACGAGAGGCTTCGATTAGCCAACTTTTGTCGGTATCCGTAATCCCGTCTGCCACGTGCTTTATCTGGCTAAACAGTAGCGATGGTTCAGTCCCTCCAGCAAGAACACTGCTTGGTAGGTTGGACATCACCATCGACTCAACGATAGAGGGATAAAAGACGCTCCAAACTGCAAAAATGATCAACGCAGGGATGGCTGATAGCATGGCTGCCAATGTTGCGTAGTAAGAGGGTCTAGAGTGAAGGTATCTTAATCCACCGTTGGAATGAGCCAGTTGCTTAGAACGACTTCTGGTCGCCACATAAGCGAACATTGGGATACCAAACAACAAGATCACAAGCAAAGAATTCATAGGGCCTCTGAAAATGAAAACGGGGTAACCTATTGGCTAGGCACCCCGTGAATTCGACAAGAATTATAGGTTTGGTGTTAGCTCTGTGCCTGCTGCGCGAACCAATTTCCAATCTCTTGCAGATAGAGGAATGAGACCGCGGTCAGCTAGATAGCCTTCATCACCAATAGCTTGTTCAGAAGTAAATGCCGCAACGTACTCTTTTAGACCTGGGATTGTATCTTTGTGAGCTTCTTTCACGTAGAAGTACAGTGAACGAGAGACTGGGTATTCACCAGAGCCAATCGCATCAAATGTTGGCTCTACGCCATTTACGATTGAAGGTTGAACCTTGTCAGCGTTCTCTTCTAGGAAAGAGTAACCAAATACGCCCAGTGCATTCGGGTTAGAAGCCAATTTCTGAACGATTAGGTTGTCGTTCTCGCCCGCTTCAATGTAAGCACCATCTTCACGCACTGAGTGGCATACCGCTTTGTATTTCTTTTTGTCTGTCTTTTTAAGCGCTTTAATTTGTGGGAAAGTTTTACAACCGCCCTCTAGAGCAAGCTCTGCAAAAGCATCACGTGTGCCTGATGTTGGTGGAGGACCAAGCACTTCAATCTTGATGTTTGGAAGTGTTGGGTTCACTTCTTTCCAGGTTTTGTATGGGTTTTCTACAAGATTACCATTTGCGTCCGGCACCATCTTCGCCACGCCCTTGTAAACGTCTTGCAGAGACAATTCAAATTGCTCAGCTTTTTTTGAATTTGCTAGAACGATACCGTCAAAGCCAATTTTAATTTCAACGATATCTTTAACACCATTTTTGGCACACAATTCAACTTCCGAAGCTTTAATTTTACGAGAAGCATTTGTGATATCTGGTGTATTTTCACCGATACCCGCACAAAATAGTTTTAAGCCGCCGCCTGAACCTGTTGATTCAATTTTAGGAACGGAAAAAGAAGATGTACGGCCAAATCGCTCTGCAACAACAGTCGCGAATGGAAATACAGTTGATGAACCAACAATACTAATGTAGTCGCGTGAAGCAGCATTAGCAACGCCACCTGTAGCCATAGTTAGAGCAACTGTTGTTGTAGCAATAAGCGCTTTAATTTTCACATCAACCTCCAAGTTGATAAATGAATTAATGGAGTTAAACACCTGTAATCATTAAGATGCTGAATAATCAGTTCGATTTATGTTTTGAACTCCAACAATTCAAACAGAGGCGTGTGACGATTTTATTGCACAATAATTAATCATAAGTTACACATCTATAATCCATGTCTTATATTCACACAGGAAAATACCCTTCAAAAACACAAAACCATAAGTAATTGATATCTAAGAAAATTGAACAAAAAATATTGCCAATCAGGTTCTAGTCTCACAATAAGAATTTTCATGACTGTACGCGTCCAATTAACGCTAATCAAAATAGTACGCCTTTTTACATCAAAAGAAGCAAAAGCTCGAACATCAAAACATAGCTAGAATAGAAATATTTAGTTCAACCCTACCCATTCATTAAAGTTTCATATATATCAACTAACCTCCTGAAATCAAAAGAGAGTAAGTAATAACCATACGTCTGGTTATATTCGCTCTAACTTCAAACACAAGTTAAATGGAAATAACTGTTGAGGTCTCAATGCACCTATCCATTATTCAACGAATCATCATTGGCTTTGGTATCGTTATTACGTTCGTGGTCGCCATCAGTGTTTTTGCCTATTTCAATCAAAGTAAAATGGCACAACAATTAGAGCTAACATCGGTAAAGATGACTAACCTGCTCGCAGGTTCGAATTTATTGGGTCAAAACTTACAAAATCTCAACCGAGCCGTTCTCGTTCACGCCAATACAGATTCGGTTGCCAATCGAAATAAGCTTGAACAAGAATTTCATGAAGAAAAGCAACGCTATTTAAACAACTATCAAGAGCTGTTTAACGACTTCAATCATTTCCCTGCACTGCAAACGCATATCGCGGAATTAGACACCATTGCTCAGCGTATTTTCATCAATGCCGAGCAACAGATAAAAACGAAGAACCATCGCATGAGTGCGCGTCATAAGACGTCTCAAGAACTCAATCAATTTGATGAGAAATGGAAATTCTTCGAGCAGGACATCAGCGACCTCGCAGCTGTAGCGAAAGCTAACCGACAACGCACCAATAACCGCAACCTCAACTACCTAGTCGCACAAGGAACAGGTGCCGACCGTTATCTACAGAAGATCTACGCCATGGAAGATGTTGAAGACGCAGAGGCTGTAAAGAAAGAGCTCATTGCTCATATTGAAAGGTTTAAAGATAAAGCAAAGCGAGTTCCGATCTCGATGCCAGAAAGTAAAGAGAGCATCAGTTTTTATTTAAACCAACTTATTCGGGCGATTGAACAACCACAAGGAGTGCTTCAGCAGCACCTGACATACATCAAGCTGACCGCCACCAGCGACCGACTTCTACGCCAGTTGGCTGTCGACATGGACAGTGCCATAAGCAGCTTTGAACTTATGGGAAATGACATAGGAATATTGGTAAGCAAAACCGCAGATGAAGCACAGCAAGATTCAAACCGTGCACTTGTTCTTAACGCCTCACTTGCGGTGATTTCTACCCTTATTGCACTCGCGATTTCATCAACGATTGTATTCTCAATTAAGCGCCCACTTCGAAAAATTGTAGAGGCACTCGACAAGCTCACATCTGGCGACCTTACCTATCGTATTGAAACAGGATTTCAATCTGAGTTAGGTGCCATCGCTATGAATATCAATGCGTTAGCAACTCAATTAAGTGACGTCATCACGCAAGTTCAACAATCTGCAGACACATTGAGCGATGTGGCTAACGAAAGCCATATTTTGAGCAACAAGACCAATATTGACGTTGCCAAGCAACAAAAACAGACCGACACGATTCGTCAATCTGTTACAGAGATGAAGCTCGCCATCGATAGCGTTTCTAGCTCAGCAAAAGAGACCAGTGACGAAGTCGATAAGATCACTGTGTTGGCACACAGCAACATGGATAGTATGCAGCAAAATCTAACCTTCGTTAATCAACTGCAAAGCTCGTTAGTCGAAGCGACAAACGTTATCCACCAGCTCTCTAATGAATCTCGTCAAATTGGTGATATCTTGACTGTCATTCAATCGATATCAGAGCAAACCAATCTATTGGCACTCAATGCCGCGATTGAAGCAGCTCGAGCAGGTGAACAAGGACGCGGCTTTGCAGTGGTCGCCGATGAAGTTCGCTCGCTCGCAACCCGAACTCAAAGCTCTGCCAATGACATTGATGGCATGATTAGCAATCTACAATCCCAAGCTGAACGCGCAGTCACTCTGGTTGAAAATAACCTAGAAAAAGCCGCCGCCTCCGTTAATCAAACTAATCTAAGCAATCAATCACTGGATTCTATGGTTAAGAAGCTATCAAGTATTAACGACATGAGTCGTCATATTGCCGAAGAATCGATTAAGCAAAGCACGGTGGCACAAGAAGTGATGAGCAATATCGCCTATGTATCAAAAAAGGCCGTCAGTATTGCCG contains these protein-coding regions:
- the pstC gene encoding phosphate ABC transporter permease subunit PstC yields the protein MNSLLVILLFGIPMFAYVATRSRSKQLAHSNGGLRYLHSRPSYYATLAAMLSAIPALIIFAVWSVFYPSIVESMVMSNLPSSVLAGGTEPSLLFSQIKHVADGITDTDKSWLIEASRYYIYITESGNNLRFATLIAISFAGLAVGLKLVRPKVKARVYVENILQVFLIICSVIAILTTLGIVLSVLFEAIRFFNIVPVTDFIFGLEWSPQVALREDQQGASGAFGFIPLFVGTLMISAIAMCIAAPVGLMSAIYLAEYASPKVRNVVKPVLEVLAGIPTVVYGFFAALVVAPMIRDTAHAVGLTSASSESALAAGLIMGIMIIPFVSSLSDDVITAVPQSLRDGSLSLGATESETIKNVVLPAALPGIVGGLLLAVSRAIGETMIVVMAAGLSANLTANPLESVTTITVQIVTLLVGDQEFDSPKTLAAFALGLSLFVVTLVLNFVALRIVKKYREQYD
- a CDS encoding PstS family phosphate ABC transporter substrate-binding protein yields the protein MKIKALIATTTVALTMATGGVANAASRDYISIVGSSTVFPFATVVAERFGRTSSFSVPKIESTGSGGGLKLFCAGIGENTPDITNASRKIKASEVELCAKNGVKDIVEIKIGFDGIVLANSKKAEQFELSLQDVYKGVAKMVPDANGNLVENPYKTWKEVNPTLPNIKIEVLGPPPTSGTRDAFAELALEGGCKTFPQIKALKKTDKKKYKAVCHSVREDGAYIEAGENDNLIVQKLASNPNALGVFGYSFLEENADKVQPSIVNGVEPTFDAIGSGEYPVSRSLYFYVKEAHKDTIPGLKEYVAAFTSEQAIGDEGYLADRGLIPLSARDWKLVRAAGTELTPNL
- a CDS encoding methyl-accepting chemotaxis protein; the protein is MHLSIIQRIIIGFGIVITFVVAISVFAYFNQSKMAQQLELTSVKMTNLLAGSNLLGQNLQNLNRAVLVHANTDSVANRNKLEQEFHEEKQRYLNNYQELFNDFNHFPALQTHIAELDTIAQRIFINAEQQIKTKNHRMSARHKTSQELNQFDEKWKFFEQDISDLAAVAKANRQRTNNRNLNYLVAQGTGADRYLQKIYAMEDVEDAEAVKKELIAHIERFKDKAKRVPISMPESKESISFYLNQLIRAIEQPQGVLQQHLTYIKLTATSDRLLRQLAVDMDSAISSFELMGNDIGILVSKTADEAQQDSNRALVLNASLAVISTLIALAISSTIVFSIKRPLRKIVEALDKLTSGDLTYRIETGFQSELGAIAMNINALATQLSDVITQVQQSADTLSDVANESHILSNKTNIDVAKQQKQTDTIRQSVTEMKLAIDSVSSSAKETSDEVDKITVLAHSNMDSMQQNLTFVNQLQSSLVEATNVIHQLSNESRQIGDILTVIQSISEQTNLLALNAAIEAARAGEQGRGFAVVADEVRSLATRTQSSANDIDGMISNLQSQAERAVTLVENNLEKAAASVNQTNLSNQSLDSMVKKLSSINDMSRHIAEESIKQSTVAQEVMSNIAYVSKKAVSIAEEVNESARNSESLNALSSRQSELISQFVIR